One Pseudomonas muyukensis DNA segment encodes these proteins:
- the rep gene encoding DNA helicase Rep, which yields MSRLNPRQQEARDYVGGPLLVLAGAGSGKTSVITRKIAHLIQNCGIRAQYIVAMTFTNKAAREMKERVGTLLRPGEGRGLTVCTFHNLGLNIIRKEHERLGYKPGFSIFDESDIKALLSDIMQKEYSGDDGIDEIKNMIGAWKNDLILPPEALEKARNPREQTAAIVYTHYQRTLKAFNAVDFDDLILQPVKLFQEHPEVLERWQNRVRYLLVDEYQDTNASQYLLVKMLIGMRNQFTVVGDDDQSIYAWRGARPENLMLLKEDYPSLKVVMLEQNYRSTSRILRCANVLIANNPHDFEKQLWSEMGVGDEIRVIRCKNEEAEAERVAMEILTLHLRTNRPYSDFAILYRGNYQAKLIELKLQHHQVPYRLSGGNSFFGRQEVKDLMAYLRLLVNPDDDNAYLRVINVPRREIGSTTLEKLGNYATERGVSMYAASEELGLGEHLDARYTERLQRFKHWLDGVRHKVALDDPIAALHEMIRDIDYENWIRQQTASDKAAEFRISNVWFLVEALKNTLEKDEEGDMTIEDAIGKLVLRDMLERQQEEEENAEGVQMMTLHASKGLEFPYVFIMGMEEEILPHRSSIEADTIEEERRLAYVGITRARQTLAFTFAAKRKQYGEIIDCTPSRFLDELPPDDLAWEGLDDAPVEVKAARGNNALADIRAMLKR from the coding sequence ATGTCCCGACTCAATCCCCGGCAACAGGAAGCCCGTGACTACGTCGGCGGCCCTCTTTTGGTGCTCGCCGGTGCAGGCTCCGGCAAGACCAGCGTGATCACGCGCAAGATTGCCCACCTTATCCAAAACTGCGGCATCCGCGCCCAGTACATCGTCGCCATGACCTTCACCAACAAGGCCGCGCGCGAGATGAAGGAGCGGGTCGGCACCCTGCTGCGCCCGGGGGAAGGCCGGGGCCTGACCGTGTGCACCTTCCACAACCTGGGCCTGAACATCATCCGCAAGGAGCACGAGCGCCTGGGCTACAAGCCGGGGTTCTCGATCTTCGACGAGTCCGACATCAAGGCGTTGCTGTCGGACATCATGCAGAAGGAATACTCCGGCGACGACGGCATCGACGAGATCAAGAACATGATCGGTGCCTGGAAGAACGACCTGATCCTGCCTCCTGAAGCCCTGGAAAAGGCGCGCAACCCGCGCGAACAAACCGCGGCCATCGTCTACACCCACTACCAGCGCACGCTCAAGGCGTTCAACGCGGTGGACTTCGACGACCTGATCCTGCAACCGGTCAAGCTGTTCCAGGAGCACCCCGAGGTGCTCGAGCGCTGGCAGAACCGCGTGCGCTACCTGCTGGTGGACGAATACCAGGACACCAACGCCAGCCAGTACCTGCTGGTGAAGATGCTGATCGGCATGCGCAACCAGTTCACCGTGGTCGGCGACGATGACCAGTCGATCTACGCCTGGCGTGGCGCGCGTCCGGAAAACCTGATGCTGCTCAAGGAGGACTACCCCTCCCTGAAAGTGGTGATGCTCGAGCAGAACTACCGCTCCACCAGCCGCATCCTGCGCTGCGCCAACGTGCTGATCGCCAACAACCCGCACGACTTCGAGAAGCAGTTGTGGAGCGAAATGGGCGTGGGCGACGAGATCCGCGTGATCCGCTGCAAGAACGAGGAAGCCGAGGCCGAACGCGTGGCCATGGAAATCCTCACCCTGCACCTGCGCACCAACCGGCCGTACAGCGACTTCGCCATCCTCTACCGGGGCAACTACCAGGCCAAGCTGATCGAGCTGAAGCTGCAGCACCACCAGGTACCGTACCGCCTGTCCGGCGGCAACAGCTTCTTCGGCCGCCAGGAGGTCAAGGACCTGATGGCCTACCTGCGCCTGCTGGTGAACCCGGACGACGACAACGCCTACCTGCGCGTCATCAACGTGCCGCGCCGCGAAATCGGCTCGACCACCCTGGAAAAGCTCGGCAACTACGCCACCGAGCGCGGTGTCTCGATGTACGCCGCCAGCGAGGAGCTGGGCCTGGGTGAGCACCTGGACGCGCGGTACACCGAGCGCCTGCAGCGTTTCAAGCACTGGCTCGACGGGGTCCGCCACAAGGTTGCCCTGGACGACCCGATCGCCGCGCTGCACGAGATGATCCGCGATATCGACTACGAAAACTGGATCCGCCAGCAGACCGCCAGCGACAAGGCCGCGGAGTTTCGCATCAGCAACGTCTGGTTCCTGGTCGAAGCGCTGAAGAACACCCTCGAGAAGGACGAAGAGGGTGACATGACCATCGAGGACGCCATCGGCAAGCTGGTGCTGCGCGACATGCTCGAGCGCCAGCAGGAAGAGGAAGAGAACGCCGAGGGTGTGCAGATGATGACCCTGCACGCCTCCAAGGGCCTGGAATTCCCCTACGTGTTCATCATGGGCATGGAGGAGGAAATTCTCCCCCACCGCTCGAGCATCGAGGCCGACACCATCGAGGAAGAACGCCGCCTGGCCTACGTGGGCATCACCCGCGCGCGCCAGACCCTGGCCTTCACCTTCGCCGCCAAGCGCAAGCAGTACGGTGAAATCATCGACTGCACGCCGAGCCGGTTCCTCGACGAACTGCCGCCGGACGACCTGGCCTGGGAAGGCCTGGACGATGCGCCCGTGGAAGTCAAAGCCGCGCGCGGCAACAACGCGCTGGCCGATATCCGGGCAATGCTCAAACGCTGA
- a CDS encoding xanthine phosphoribosyltransferase: MEALQQKIREEGIVLSDQVLKVDAFLNHQIDPALMQLIGDEFARLFADSGVTKIVTIEASGIAPAVMTGLKLGVPVIFARKHQSLTLTENLLTASVYSFTKQTENTVAISPRHLNSSDRVLVIDDFLANGKASQALISIIKQAGATVAGLGIVIEKSFQGGRAELDSQGYRVESLARVKSLEGGVVTFIE, encoded by the coding sequence GTGGAAGCACTGCAGCAGAAGATTCGCGAAGAAGGCATCGTGCTTTCCGACCAGGTACTCAAAGTCGATGCGTTTCTAAACCACCAGATCGACCCTGCCCTGATGCAGCTGATCGGTGACGAATTCGCTCGCCTGTTCGCCGATTCGGGCGTGACCAAGATCGTCACCATCGAAGCCTCGGGTATCGCCCCGGCGGTGATGACTGGCCTGAAGTTGGGCGTGCCGGTGATCTTCGCCCGCAAGCACCAGTCGCTGACCCTGACCGAGAACCTGCTGACTGCCTCGGTGTACTCCTTCACCAAGCAGACCGAGAACACCGTGGCGATCTCGCCGCGCCACCTCAACAGCAGCGACCGCGTGCTGGTGATCGACGACTTCCTGGCCAACGGCAAGGCGTCGCAGGCGCTGATCTCGATCATCAAGCAGGCCGGCGCCACCGTGGCGGGCCTGGGCATCGTCATCGAGAAGTCGTTCCAGGGCGGCCGTGCCGAGCTGGACAGCCAGGGTTACCGCGTCGAATCGCTGGCCCGGGTCAAGTCGCTGGAAGGCGGCGTGGTCACTTTCATCGAGTAA